The Methanocellales archaeon genome contains a region encoding:
- a CDS encoding exosome complex RNA-binding protein Csl4: MSKIKENFAIPGDFLGTSEEFLSMNGTYKDKGNIYAACTGVVKIDTKDRSISIVPQTCMPPVPKVGDIVIGRVSDIKSSVVLVDIARIKGQEDREIATLKQGAIHISNIKDAYVKELGYEFGFQDIVRAKVIDDKTLRLSTDNKSLGVIKAICSRCRVGLKRKDDKLECPKCGRIETRKIADDYGSGSI, encoded by the coding sequence ATGTCAAAAATAAAGGAAAATTTTGCCATACCCGGCGACTTTCTGGGAACTTCTGAAGAGTTTCTTTCCATGAACGGAACTTATAAAGACAAGGGCAATATATATGCGGCTTGCACAGGAGTCGTAAAAATCGATACAAAGGATAGAAGCATATCTATAGTGCCTCAGACATGCATGCCACCTGTTCCCAAAGTTGGGGATATTGTCATAGGTCGGGTTTCAGATATTAAGAGTTCAGTCGTACTAGTGGATATCGCTCGGATAAAGGGCCAAGAGGACAGAGAAATAGCCACCCTAAAACAGGGAGCGATTCACATATCAAATATAAAAGATGCATATGTCAAGGAATTGGGCTATGAATTTGGCTTTCAGGACATAGTAAGGGCAAAGGTCATCGATGACAAGACATTGCGGCTGAGTACCGATAACAAGAGTTTAGGGGTGATAAAAGCCATTTGTTCCCGATGCAGGGTAGGATTGAAGAGGAAAGACGATAAATTGGAATGTCCTAAATGTGGGCGCATTGAAACACGAAAGATCGCTGATGATTATGGATCCGGCAGCATATAG
- a CDS encoding METTL5 family protein, which translates to MKKKQLEMILESVKGFSAPDVRKEQYETPAPIAAELLHFAYMQGDLNGIVFDLGCGTGILAIGAKLLGAEKVIGIDSDLDALHIARANAERLGVDICPICCDVKDFAVRSRADLSPAVIMNPPFGAQRKGLDRPFLRKALEIGEVVYSLHNVGSREFISKFIQPQGVITHQKSIDFPIRWTFKFHKKDIKMVNVELYRFERKEKEKCQK; encoded by the coding sequence ATGAAGAAAAAACAACTCGAGATGATTCTGGAGAGCGTTAAGGGCTTCTCAGCACCTGATGTACGCAAGGAGCAGTATGAGACTCCTGCGCCAATAGCAGCTGAGCTGCTCCACTTCGCATACATGCAAGGAGACCTCAACGGCATTGTGTTTGACCTGGGTTGTGGCACTGGCATCCTCGCCATTGGAGCGAAGCTGCTTGGAGCAGAAAAGGTTATAGGCATAGACTCGGATTTAGATGCACTGCACATCGCCAGAGCAAATGCTGAAAGGCTGGGAGTTGACATCTGTCCCATATGTTGTGACGTGAAAGATTTTGCCGTACGCAGTCGAGCAGATTTAAGCCCTGCTGTGATAATGAACCCTCCTTTCGGAGCTCAAAGAAAGGGACTTGACCGCCCTTTTTTGCGAAAGGCACTGGAGATCGGAGAAGTTGTTTACTCGCTCCATAACGTTGGTAGTAGGGAGTTCATCAGTAAATTCATCCAGCCACAGGGCGTCATAACCCATCAGAAATCGATCGATTTCCCAATAAGATGGACATTTAAGTTTCACAAGAAAGATATAAAGATGGTGAACGTAGAGTTATATAGATTTGAAAGGAAGGAGAAAGAGAAATGTCAAAAATAA
- a CDS encoding DNA-directed RNA polymerase subunit L, giving the protein MEIKILNKTPLEMKLEIVGETHTLLNALKSTLLEDEKVTIASYDIKQPDISNPVLYIRTKDMDPIIALSEAANRLGKQCAEFKRKFKKNAEDARKTRNQDTGHR; this is encoded by the coding sequence ATGGAGATCAAGATCTTGAATAAAACTCCTCTGGAAATGAAGTTGGAGATAGTCGGCGAAACCCATACGCTTTTAAATGCACTGAAATCCACCCTCTTGGAGGATGAAAAAGTGACAATCGCTTCCTATGACATCAAGCAGCCAGATATCAGTAATCCGGTGCTGTATATCCGAACGAAGGATATGGATCCGATTATAGCGTTGTCAGAGGCAGCTAACAGATTGGGTAAACAATGCGCTGAATTCAAGAGAAAATTTAAGAAGAATGCAGAAGATGCACGTAAAACCAGAAATCAGGATACTGGCCATCGATGA
- the pscS gene encoding O-phospho-L-seryl-tRNA:Cys-tRNA synthase yields MDLEKFQNMSRKTVGMINIDPLQTGGILTPEARSVLLQWGDGYSVCDFCPGSLDEIKNPPIHDFIHEALPEFLGTDHARVTNGAREAKFIVMHAITEKGDSIVLDGNAHYTSFVAAERAGLKIKTASNSGHPCYKVDPEDYARIFEETKKEDGKMPALALLTYPDGNYGNIVDAEHVANICHEYGIPFLLNGAYAVGRMPVSAKKIGADFIVGSGHKSMASSGPIGVLGVSDELHEKIFEKSEFFKVKELEMLGCTARGVTIMTLMASFPHVVERVNRWDDEVQKAQWFSTQLENLGLKQLGDKPHQHDLMFFEAPNLYEISQKIKDGRYFLYKELKNRNIHGIKPGLTKLFKLSTFSLSRSDLKVVIEAFGDIIKKYA; encoded by the coding sequence ATGGACCTTGAAAAATTCCAAAATATGAGCAGAAAAACGGTGGGCATGATTAACATAGATCCTCTCCAAACAGGAGGCATACTCACCCCAGAGGCACGATCTGTGCTCCTACAGTGGGGGGACGGCTACTCTGTTTGTGACTTCTGCCCTGGTTCCTTAGATGAAATCAAGAATCCACCAATTCATGACTTCATCCATGAGGCATTGCCCGAATTCTTAGGCACAGATCATGCACGCGTGACCAATGGTGCTAGAGAAGCAAAGTTCATTGTCATGCACGCGATTACGGAAAAAGGCGACTCAATCGTGCTCGATGGGAACGCCCATTATACATCGTTCGTCGCTGCAGAGAGGGCTGGATTAAAAATCAAGACCGCTTCAAATTCCGGCCATCCTTGCTATAAGGTCGATCCGGAAGACTATGCCCGAATCTTCGAGGAGACAAAAAAGGAGGATGGTAAGATGCCAGCCTTAGCATTGCTCACATATCCCGATGGGAATTATGGCAACATAGTTGATGCGGAGCACGTCGCAAATATCTGCCATGAATATGGCATTCCCTTTTTGCTAAATGGGGCATATGCAGTAGGACGGATGCCCGTTAGCGCGAAAAAAATAGGGGCAGACTTCATCGTAGGCAGCGGCCATAAGTCGATGGCATCATCAGGTCCCATAGGCGTGCTCGGCGTAAGTGATGAGCTCCATGAAAAAATATTTGAAAAGTCGGAATTTTTCAAGGTCAAGGAGTTGGAAATGCTCGGATGCACTGCTCGTGGGGTTACGATTATGACCTTGATGGCCTCCTTTCCCCATGTGGTAGAGCGTGTGAATCGCTGGGATGATGAGGTTCAAAAAGCTCAGTGGTTCTCGACCCAATTGGAAAATCTGGGGTTAAAACAACTTGGCGATAAACCGCACCAACATGACCTAATGTTCTTTGAAGCACCAAATCTGTATGAGATATCTCAAAAAATAAAGGACGGACGCTACTTCCTGTATAAAGAGCTGAAAAACCGCAATATTCACGGAATCAAGCCCGGATTAACCAAACTGTTCAAGTTAAGCACGTTTAGTTTATCCCGCAGTGATTTGAAGGTTGTAATTGAAGCGTTTGGGGATATCATCAAAAAATATGCTTAG
- a CDS encoding DUF99 family protein, translating to MQKMHVKPEIRILAIDDGPLVSDKIMVIGTIFRGADWLDCVLRTEMTRDGYDATEKIIALAKNTKHYDQIRVIMLNGITYAGFNVVDIPTLQEQTNLPVIVVMDSLPDFEQIHSALQNLEHPEERWNFIQRAGEVFEVAGKDKVYIQICGIDLSSSRDLIQLTSIHSRIPEPLRVAHLIATGVGATGVGW from the coding sequence ATGCAGAAGATGCACGTAAAACCAGAAATCAGGATACTGGCCATCGATGATGGACCGCTCGTATCGGATAAAATAATGGTTATAGGGACGATTTTTAGGGGTGCGGATTGGCTGGACTGCGTCCTTCGCACCGAAATGACCAGAGATGGCTACGATGCGACGGAAAAAATTATTGCGCTTGCCAAGAATACCAAGCACTACGATCAGATACGCGTGATCATGCTTAATGGGATCACATATGCAGGCTTTAACGTTGTAGACATCCCTACATTGCAAGAGCAAACCAATCTGCCAGTGATTGTGGTGATGGATTCCTTGCCAGACTTTGAGCAGATTCATAGTGCGTTGCAGAATCTTGAGCATCCGGAAGAGAGATGGAACTTTATTCAGCGTGCAGGAGAGGTTTTTGAAGTCGCTGGAAAGGATAAGGTCTACATACAAATCTGCGGCATTGACCTATCCAGTTCAAGAGACCTGATACAACTTACCTCAATCCATAGTCGCATTCCAGAGCCTTTGAGGGTTGCCCATTTGATCGCAACTGGCGTTGGAGCAACTGGCGTTGGATGGTGA